The bacterium genome segment ATGATTCTGGGGCTGCTTTTGAGGGTTTATTCTCTGCTTCCGGGAATACTCGATCCATGCCAGGCGACCCTACCCCTCCTGGAATTGTTTTCGATTCTGCAGTAGTAATTCAAGGATTTCAATTAGATAGGGTCTTAGGTGACCTCGATAGTCTTTGTTGGATGATGAAAATAATCCCTCCTGTAGTGGGTTATAATTATTTGTATGAAGTTTTCATGGGTATGCTTTTAGATGCAGGAAACCCTGATGTAACATGGGCTATTTATCGATATTACAAGCCTAGTCAAAGTCTTGAAAGACTCAACTCTTACGGGAAAATGTATATAGAGTTCACTTTATCTGACGATACTTCTTGGATAGAGTGGAAAAGGTCTGTAAAGACAGATTGGGTAATTAATAGAGGGCTGTCCACTAATTTAGTTCTGGATAGTATCTATTTAGTCTCATACGGTTCTTTGCAAGGAGGGTGGTTCGGACAGAAAGTCTATATTGACAACATCCGCCTTACCGGTTACGCCGATTATGACGTTGGAATAAAGGGTATTCTTTCAGGCGACTCGGTTTGGAAGAATACAGGCTACACCCCGACGGCCCGGATAAAGAACTTTGGCCGTAAGCCAGCGGACAGCTTTCTCGTGATAGCGGAGATTAAGAATGGAGTAAATATAGTCTATTCAGACACCATGCCTTACTTCTTACCTGCCGATACAGAGGACACAGTATCGTTCAAGGAGTTTACCCCTCCTGATGCCTCGAACTACACCCTCACCGTCTCCACCCTCATGACACCTGACGAGTCCGACGAAGATGACGAGATGTCCAAAACCCTTTACGGCTCAGGAATAGAGGAGCAGCCCATACCTTCAGGACTAGCCTTTGAGGTCTCATCCTTTACACCCTCCCCCCGGGTCTCCTATTCAATTCCTGCAGGTCAGCAGGGCACGATAAGCCTATACGACCCTTCGGGCCGTCGTATCGAAAGCTACCGCGTTCAAGGCGAGGGGCAAGTGGCGATTAAGGCAGGGCTTTCGTCCGGGGTATACTTCGTGAAGCTGGAGACGGGGAAGGCGAACCTGACAAGGAAAGCTGTGGTTCTGCATTAATCGGGTTAAAGGAGCATTCTCTTCGAGAATAGATTGCTTCGCCGGCTGGGAGCCGTCTCGCAACGACAATTATTTTCTCCGGCCCCTTTCACACCAACGTCATCACTGAGCGAGCGGTCAGGGATGCCGTCTATCCTCCAACGGAGTCTGGGGTCGAACGAGCGCTGGAAGCACAGACGAGCGCTGGAAGTGCATGCGTTCGACAAGTTTCAGAACGCGCGGCGAAAGGATCGCCTAAATGATTTTTTATTTCAAACATCGGTATTATCCAGAGTGCAAGGCGATAATTCTCTGGTTTCTATGGAGTGCATTTCGTCTAACTGATGCTGCAGTTTTTGGACAAACTCCTCTAAAGATACTATCTGCGGTATAAAAAAACATTCTAATTGTCACTTTTATGCTTGACAGTTTTTTTTTTTTATATAATAATTGCACAGCAGGAGATGATTCCAGTCGAGGGGTTAAGAAGCAAGGAGAGAGATATGTATAAAGAAGCCGCAAAGACTCTTGATGCCGCTGAATCCAACAACTTTGTTTCAATAAAAACCAAGTCGGATGCGTTTCTCACTGCCTTCCTTTTCATCACTCTCCGGATAATTATAATAAATCATAGCAAGGAGGAACTATGAACCTTCTAACAGCACTGCTCTTCTTTACGGTAAGCGGAGGTGGCACTGCCGAAACAGGCAACCCTATGACGCCCTTGACCGACGAGGAGCAGATAAAGCTCGTAATG includes the following:
- a CDS encoding T9SS type A sorting domain-containing protein, yielding MMKIIPPVVGYNYLYEVFMGMLLDAGNPDVTWAIYRYYKPSQSLERLNSYGKMYIEFTLSDDTSWIEWKRSVKTDWVINRGLSTNLVLDSIYLVSYGSLQGGWFGQKVYIDNIRLTGYADYDVGIKGILSGDSVWKNTGYTPTARIKNFGRKPADSFLVIAEIKNGVNIVYSDTMPYFLPADTEDTVSFKEFTPPDASNYTLTVSTLMTPDESDEDDEMSKTLYGSGIEEQPIPSGLAFEVSSFTPSPRVSYSIPAGQQGTISLYDPSGRRIESYRVQGEGQVAIKAGLSSGVYFVKLETGKANLTRKAVVLH